From Nitrospirota bacterium, a single genomic window includes:
- a CDS encoding ABC transporter ATP-binding protein has product MLSVKDLSVSYGNINAVNGITFDITEGQIVTLIGANGAGKTTLLRAVSGLIPYEGTVSFSGINLKGKTPHEIISGGITHVPEGRAIFGNLTVMENLELSAWVVKDKGIYRERLRHIFSLFPKLEERKTQLSGTLSGGEQQMLAIGRAIMTGGSLMLLDEPSMGLSPLLVKEIFKVILDINKSGKTILLVEQNANMALHIANYGYVLETGKIVFHGSKEVLSGNPKIREAYLGV; this is encoded by the coding sequence ATTCTCAGCGTAAAAGACCTCAGTGTCAGTTACGGCAATATCAATGCCGTTAACGGGATAACTTTTGACATCACAGAGGGTCAAATTGTAACACTTATCGGGGCTAACGGAGCCGGTAAGACAACACTTCTGAGAGCTGTCTCAGGGCTTATTCCCTATGAGGGAACAGTATCGTTTTCCGGCATCAATCTTAAAGGTAAAACTCCACATGAAATCATATCGGGAGGGATAACACATGTGCCTGAGGGCAGAGCTATTTTTGGAAATCTGACAGTTATGGAAAATCTGGAGCTTTCGGCATGGGTTGTTAAAGACAAGGGCATTTATAGGGAGCGTCTCAGGCATATCTTTAGTCTGTTCCCCAAATTGGAGGAAAGGAAAACACAGTTAAGCGGTACACTTTCCGGGGGTGAGCAGCAGATGCTTGCCATAGGGCGGGCTATTATGACAGGGGGCTCACTTATGCTTTTGGATGAGCCCTCCATGGGGCTCTCTCCACTGCTTGTAAAAGAGATATTTAAAGTAATTCTGGATATAAACAAATCCGGTAAGACAATCCTGCTTGTTGAGCAAAACGCTAATATGGCACTTCACATAGCAAATTACGGTTACGTGCTTGAAACCGGCAAAATTGTCTTTCATGGCTCTAAAGAAGTACTTTCAGGCAATCCAAAAATCAGAGAGGCATACCTGGGTGTATAG
- a CDS encoding UDP-3-O-acyl-N-acetylglucosamine deacetylase, which produces MRYQTTIKKEVTFEGVGLHTGIYCKVSIYPASVDHGIVFHRPCKNASFFANVGTVTDTVFATTIGNERAKIRTVEHILAVLSALSIDNVTIEVEGPEIPILDGSAIELVNLLLDAGIKKQKRKMPYIKILKPVVFEDKNTSVTVYPYNGRKISFRLFFHNHFLGEQFFSIDLNEESFIREIAPARTFGFLKDEEYFRQHGLAKGVSLQNAVIFSDSDVINETGLRFTNECVRHKILDSIGDFALTGFPILGHIVADKSGHTSNIKFLNTLLSSSDCWEVVTGEIEKSAYPVFSLSYT; this is translated from the coding sequence ATGAGATATCAGACGACGATAAAAAAAGAAGTAACGTTTGAGGGAGTAGGTCTGCACACTGGAATATACTGCAAGGTAAGTATTTATCCGGCCTCTGTGGACCATGGAATAGTTTTTCACCGCCCTTGTAAAAATGCCTCCTTCTTTGCAAATGTGGGGACTGTGACTGATACAGTGTTTGCCACAACCATCGGCAACGAAAGGGCTAAAATCAGGACTGTTGAGCATATACTTGCTGTGCTTTCTGCTCTTTCTATAGATAACGTAACCATAGAGGTAGAGGGACCTGAGATTCCCATTTTGGATGGAAGTGCCATCGAGCTTGTTAACCTTCTGCTTGATGCCGGTATTAAAAAACAAAAAAGAAAAATGCCGTATATTAAAATACTTAAGCCTGTTGTTTTTGAGGACAAAAACACCTCAGTCACTGTGTATCCTTACAATGGCAGAAAGATTTCCTTCAGGTTATTTTTCCATAATCATTTTCTGGGCGAGCAGTTTTTCTCAATAGATCTCAATGAGGAATCCTTTATAAGGGAAATAGCTCCGGCAAGAACATTTGGTTTTCTGAAAGATGAGGAGTATTTCAGGCAGCATGGCCTTGCAAAGGGTGTGTCGCTGCAAAATGCTGTGATTTTTAGTGACAGTGACGTCATCAATGAAACAGGCCTGAGATTTACCAATGAGTGCGTAAGACATAAGATACTTGACAGTATTGGGGATTTTGCCCTTACCGGCTTTCCCATACTTGGGCATATTGTTGCTGATAAGTCCGGGCATACATCAAATATAAAATTCCTCAACACACTGCTTTCCTCCTCAGACTGTTGGGAGGTCGTAACCGGTGAAATTGAAAAGTCAGCATACCCTGTTTTTAGCTTAAGTTATACATAG